In Candidatus Sedimenticola sp. (ex Thyasira tokunagai), the following proteins share a genomic window:
- a CDS encoding beta-ketoacyl-ACP synthase III yields the protein MTYSRIIGTGSYLPEKELTNHDLEKMFDTSDQWIRERTGISKRHIAAEDETTCDLAEHAARRAIEAAGKRPQDIDLIVLATTTPDQVFPSTACLLQSRLDIHGCPAFDIQAVCTGFIYALGVADNFIKAGSAKCALVIGAETFSRIVNWEDRGTSILFGDGAGAVVIEASEEPGILSTHLHADGDYAELLQVPDGVSKGYDKMSANAAFVEMRGNEVFKMAVNTLGRIVDETLEKNNLDKSDIDWLIPHQANIRIINATARKLRMPMDQVVVTVAEHGNTSAASVPLAFDVAVRDGRIKRGETLLMEAFGGGFTWGSVLVKY from the coding sequence TTGACTTATTCACGTATCATAGGCACCGGCAGCTATCTGCCAGAGAAAGAGCTTACAAATCACGATCTTGAAAAAATGTTCGATACATCGGATCAGTGGATCCGTGAGCGTACCGGCATCTCCAAACGACACATTGCGGCTGAGGACGAGACCACCTGTGATCTTGCCGAGCACGCGGCAAGGCGTGCTATCGAAGCGGCGGGCAAGAGGCCGCAGGATATAGATCTTATCGTCCTTGCCACCACCACCCCTGATCAGGTATTCCCTAGTACAGCCTGCCTACTGCAGAGCCGTTTGGATATTCATGGTTGTCCCGCCTTTGATATACAGGCGGTCTGCACCGGCTTTATCTATGCCCTCGGTGTGGCGGATAACTTCATTAAAGCCGGTAGTGCAAAATGTGCCCTGGTGATAGGTGCTGAGACTTTCTCTCGCATCGTCAACTGGGAGGATCGCGGCACCAGTATCCTGTTTGGTGACGGTGCCGGCGCCGTGGTAATCGAAGCGAGTGAAGAGCCGGGAATTCTCTCCACCCATCTCCACGCTGACGGTGATTATGCCGAACTGCTGCAGGTGCCTGATGGTGTCTCCAAAGGCTACGATAAAATGAGTGCCAACGCAGCGTTTGTCGAGATGCGTGGTAACGAAGTGTTCAAGATGGCGGTTAATACCCTGGGTCGCATCGTTGACGAGACCCTGGAAAAGAACAATCTCGACAAGTCGGACATCGATTGGCTGATTCCACATCAGGCCAACATAAGAATTATCAACGCGACTGCACGCAAACTGCGCATGCCGATGGATCAGGTGGTGGTGACGGTTGCCGAACATGGCAATACGTCGGCCGCGTCGGTTCCTCTGGCGTTTGATGTTGCCGTTAGAGATGGAAGGATCAAGAGAGGCGAGACCTTGCTGATGGAAGCCTTTGGTGGAGGTTTTACCTGGGGCTCTGTCTTGGTGAAATACTGA
- the plsX gene encoding phosphate acyltransferase PlsX translates to MSDRITISLDAMGGDLGASVVVPAAIDFLRRDNSVNLILVGIEEEIRSHLGDEETSERLRIHPASQVVAMDELPSRALRGKKDSSMRVAIDLVKAGEADACVSAGNTGALMATARFVLKMLPDIDRPAIISALPSIEGHTWMLDLGANVDCSAEHLFQFAVMGSELVASVDEIENPRVGLLNIGQEEIKGNEQVKVANDLLSNSTLNYIGYVEGDDVYKGGTDVVVCDGFIGNVALKSAEGVAKMISHFLKEGFNRNIFTKMAGLLAMPVMAGLRRMIDPRRYNGASFLGLRGIVIKSHGGADVLAFENAIKMAKKAVHTNVPERIAYGVEKQLDKGLGS, encoded by the coding sequence ATGAGTGACAGAATAACCATTTCACTAGATGCAATGGGGGGTGACCTCGGTGCTTCGGTGGTGGTGCCTGCCGCAATTGACTTTTTGCGGCGTGACAACAGCGTTAATCTTATCCTCGTAGGGATCGAGGAGGAGATCAGGTCTCACCTTGGTGATGAGGAGACCAGTGAGCGGCTGCGAATTCATCCTGCATCTCAAGTAGTCGCCATGGATGAGTTGCCGTCGAGGGCGCTGCGGGGGAAGAAGGACTCCTCCATGCGTGTTGCTATCGATCTGGTAAAAGCGGGCGAGGCGGATGCCTGTGTCAGTGCCGGTAATACCGGGGCACTGATGGCAACGGCACGATTTGTTCTCAAGATGCTCCCCGATATAGATCGGCCGGCAATTATCAGTGCGTTACCGTCGATCGAGGGACATACCTGGATGCTCGACCTCGGTGCCAATGTTGATTGCAGTGCAGAGCATCTGTTTCAGTTCGCCGTTATGGGCAGTGAATTGGTGGCTTCGGTCGATGAAATTGAGAACCCACGGGTGGGATTGCTCAATATCGGCCAGGAGGAGATCAAGGGCAACGAGCAGGTGAAGGTTGCGAACGATTTGCTGTCGAACAGTACCCTTAACTACATCGGTTATGTAGAGGGCGATGATGTTTATAAAGGCGGTACAGACGTCGTCGTGTGTGATGGCTTTATCGGCAACGTCGCCTTGAAGAGTGCGGAGGGTGTGGCAAAAATGATCAGCCACTTTCTCAAAGAGGGGTTCAATCGCAATATTTTTACCAAGATGGCAGGCTTGTTGGCAATGCCAGTGATGGCAGGCCTTCGCAGAATGATCGATCCCCGCCGTTACAATGGCGCCAGTTTTCTTGGCCTGCGTGGAATTGTAATTAAAAGTCATGGCGGAGCAGATGTTCTGGCATTTGAGAACGCTATCAAGATGGCTAAAAAAGCGGTTCATACCAATGTCCCCGAGAGGATTGCTTACGGGGTGGAGAAGCAGTTGGATAAAGGGCTGGGCAGTTGA
- the rpmF gene encoding 50S ribosomal protein L32 — protein MAVQQNRKTPSRRGMRRSHDGLNGETLSIDPTSGETHLRHHVTPDGFYRGRKVVSGKGE, from the coding sequence ATGGCGGTCCAGCAGAACAGAAAAACACCTTCCAGACGCGGAATGCGTCGCTCACATGATGGACTGAATGGAGAGACCCTCTCTATCGATCCTACCTCTGGTGAGACTCACCTACGCCACCATGTCACCCCGGATGGTTTCTATCGTGGCCGCAAAGTGGTCAGCGGTAAAGGCGAATAA
- a CDS encoding YceD family protein: MSSRLPDFVDPWRLANLGKQLSGAVGLGELSRLADALVSVEGESLFTLEFYRDEKKRARIKGNVEAELVLECQRCLEPVTLPVDAEVNLAVIEVAAEAELLPDECDPVMVEEGRIQLLDLIEDELLLAIPQVPMHPQGTCPVEMETLFTNGDFEDVQQESATDEANPFAVLAGLKPDKQN, from the coding sequence ATGTCGTCGCGCTTGCCAGATTTTGTCGATCCATGGCGTCTTGCCAACCTCGGAAAGCAGTTATCCGGGGCTGTTGGGCTGGGTGAATTGTCCCGTCTGGCAGACGCACTTGTCAGTGTGGAAGGTGAGTCACTGTTCACTCTCGAGTTTTATCGAGATGAGAAGAAACGGGCGCGTATCAAGGGAAATGTTGAGGCAGAACTGGTACTTGAGTGCCAGCGCTGTCTTGAGCCAGTGACTCTGCCAGTGGATGCCGAAGTAAACTTGGCGGTAATAGAAGTTGCCGCAGAGGCGGAATTGTTACCCGATGAGTGTGATCCGGTGATGGTGGAAGAGGGACGTATTCAGCTGCTTGACCTGATAGAGGATGAGCTGCTGTTGGCGATTCCCCAGGTACCGATGCACCCCCAGGGCACATGCCCGGTGGAGATGGAGACGCTGTTTACCAATGGTGACTTCGAAGATGTGCAGCAGGAAAGTGCGACAGATGAGGCTAACCCTTTTGCCGTTTTGGCTGGGTTGAAGCCGGACAAACAGAATTGA
- a CDS encoding sodium ion-translocating decarboxylase subunit beta: MGGVEALWQSMGIANMAWGQLLMMLVGGLLIFLAVAKNFEPLLLLPIGFGAILSNIPVAGIGGPDGLLGMVYHVGIETGVFPLLIFMGVGALTDFSALIAMPKTLFLGAAAQFGIFATLMGALALNYIPGFDFTLADASAIAIIGGADGPTAIFLASRLAPDLLGAIAVAAYSYMALVPIIQPPIMRALTTEKERQVVMSQLRPVSKLEKIFFPFSVLILCILFLPSAAPLIGMLMFGNILKETGVVERLSRAAQNEIINIVTIFLGLAVGSKLSADKFLTLDTLGILALGAVAFCIGTATGLLMGKLMYRLTGGKVNPLIGAAGVSAVPMAARVVNKVGLEANHHNFLLMHAMGPNVAGVIGSAVAAGVLLALVGN; this comes from the coding sequence ATGGGAGGTGTAGAAGCGCTATGGCAGTCTATGGGGATTGCCAATATGGCCTGGGGCCAGTTGTTGATGATGTTGGTCGGTGGCCTGCTCATTTTTCTGGCTGTGGCCAAGAATTTTGAGCCTTTGCTGTTGTTGCCTATCGGTTTTGGTGCAATCCTCAGTAATATTCCTGTGGCCGGCATCGGTGGCCCTGACGGTCTACTGGGTATGGTCTACCATGTCGGCATCGAGACCGGGGTGTTCCCACTGCTGATCTTTATGGGAGTGGGTGCCTTAACCGATTTTAGTGCACTGATCGCTATGCCGAAAACACTGTTTCTCGGAGCAGCAGCGCAGTTTGGAATCTTTGCCACACTGATGGGGGCTCTCGCTCTTAATTATATTCCCGGTTTTGATTTCACTCTGGCAGACGCTTCGGCCATTGCTATTATCGGTGGTGCCGACGGGCCGACGGCGATCTTCCTCGCCTCCAGGCTGGCACCGGATCTGCTTGGTGCTATTGCGGTGGCGGCATACTCCTATATGGCTCTGGTACCGATTATTCAGCCTCCTATTATGCGGGCGCTGACAACGGAGAAAGAGCGTCAAGTGGTGATGTCCCAGCTGCGGCCGGTGAGTAAGCTTGAGAAGATATTCTTTCCCTTCTCGGTTCTGATCCTCTGTATTCTGTTTCTCCCTTCAGCTGCACCGCTGATCGGTATGCTGATGTTTGGCAATATTCTTAAAGAGACCGGAGTAGTGGAACGGCTCAGCCGAGCGGCTCAGAATGAGATCATCAATATCGTCACTATCTTCCTCGGGTTGGCAGTTGGTTCCAAGCTCTCCGCCGATAAGTTCTTGACCCTCGATACTCTCGGTATCCTCGCTCTTGGCGCCGTTGCTTTCTGCATTGGTACAGCGACAGGGTTGCTGATGGGTAAGCTGATGTATCGTCTGACCGGAGGGAAGGTGAATCCCCTGATCGGCGCTGCCGGGGTCTCCGCCGTGCCGATGGCCGCGCGAGTTGTCAATAAGGTGGGGCTGGAGGCGAATCACCATAACTTCTTGTTGATGCACGCCATGGGTCCGAATGTAGCGGGTGTAATCGGCTCTGCTGTGGCTGCTGGTGTTCTACTGGCGCTTGTGGGTAACTGA
- the oadA gene encoding sodium-extruding oxaloacetate decarboxylase subunit alpha, with amino-acid sequence MSDKKTLGVTELVLRDGHQSLFATRMRIEDMLPIAAKLDQVGYWSLETWGGATFDSCIRFLGEDPWERLRRLKAAMPNTQMQMLFRAQNILGYRHYADDVVEKFVERAAVNGMDVFRIFDAMNDLRNFETAVKATLKVGKHAQGAMSYTVSPVHNLEYWLDMAKHLEDMGCTSICIKDMAGLLKPYVAFELISKLKETISVPIALHSHATTGLSTATITKASEAGVDMVDASISSMSMTYGHSATESVVSIFDGTERDTGLNLTLLEEISAYFREVRKKYAKFEGALKGVDSRILIAQVPGGMLTNMEGQLKEQGAEDKFDAVLDEIPRVREDLGLIPLVTPTSQIVGTQSVLNVLTGERYKSITKETAGVLKGEYGTTPAPVNKELQARVLEGGEAITCRPADLIENEMDKLTAEFDQLAKEKGIEVATDKVDDVLTYALFPQVGLKFLANRNNPDAFEPAPGSEPEPVAAAPAPAAPAPAAPAGGPEAYTVSVNGKAYNVTVSAGGEVKSVAPTVAAAPAAAPAAPSGGEPLPAPLSGTIFKVQVTEGQSISSGDVVMVMEAMKMETDVRATRDGVVASITVKEGDAVQVGDTLLMLG; translated from the coding sequence ATGAGCGACAAAAAGACACTGGGTGTAACAGAATTAGTGCTGCGGGATGGTCATCAGTCCCTGTTTGCAACCCGCATGCGTATCGAAGATATGCTGCCGATCGCCGCCAAGCTGGATCAGGTAGGCTACTGGTCGCTCGAGACCTGGGGTGGTGCAACCTTCGACTCCTGCATTCGTTTTCTTGGAGAAGATCCTTGGGAGCGTCTGCGTAGGCTCAAGGCGGCGATGCCGAATACTCAGATGCAGATGCTCTTCAGGGCGCAAAATATTCTTGGTTACCGTCACTATGCAGATGACGTTGTCGAGAAGTTTGTAGAGCGGGCGGCGGTTAACGGCATGGATGTGTTCCGTATTTTTGATGCGATGAACGACCTGCGTAACTTCGAGACCGCCGTCAAGGCTACCCTCAAGGTTGGCAAGCATGCTCAGGGCGCTATGTCCTATACGGTCAGCCCCGTGCACAATCTTGAATATTGGCTTGATATGGCCAAGCATCTTGAAGATATGGGTTGCACCTCAATCTGCATCAAGGATATGGCTGGTCTGCTCAAGCCCTATGTTGCGTTTGAACTCATTAGTAAACTGAAAGAGACAATTTCAGTGCCCATCGCATTGCACAGCCATGCCACTACCGGGCTCAGTACCGCCACTATCACCAAAGCCTCTGAAGCGGGTGTCGATATGGTGGATGCCTCCATCTCTTCGATGAGTATGACCTACGGCCACTCCGCCACCGAGTCGGTGGTCTCTATTTTCGATGGTACCGAACGGGATACCGGGCTCAATCTCACACTTCTGGAAGAGATCTCGGCATACTTCCGTGAGGTGCGTAAGAAATACGCTAAGTTCGAGGGGGCGTTGAAGGGTGTAGATTCACGCATTCTGATAGCCCAGGTTCCCGGTGGTATGTTGACCAATATGGAGGGCCAGTTGAAGGAGCAGGGGGCCGAAGACAAGTTTGATGCGGTGCTGGATGAGATACCACGGGTACGTGAAGATCTCGGTCTGATACCGCTGGTAACACCAACCTCACAAATCGTTGGTACCCAGTCGGTACTCAATGTGCTGACGGGTGAACGTTATAAAAGCATCACCAAGGAGACTGCCGGTGTCCTCAAAGGGGAATACGGCACTACCCCGGCGCCGGTTAACAAAGAGCTACAGGCCCGGGTACTCGAGGGAGGAGAGGCGATCACCTGCCGACCTGCTGACCTGATCGAGAATGAGATGGATAAGCTGACTGCCGAGTTTGACCAGTTGGCGAAGGAGAAAGGCATTGAGGTGGCTACAGACAAGGTCGATGATGTTTTGACCTATGCACTGTTCCCTCAAGTCGGTCTTAAGTTTCTCGCGAACCGCAACAATCCCGACGCGTTTGAACCGGCACCCGGTAGTGAACCCGAGCCTGTTGCAGCAGCGCCTGCCCCTGCAGCGCCTGCTCCTGCAGCCCCTGCCGGCGGTCCAGAGGCCTACACGGTATCGGTCAACGGAAAGGCCTACAATGTCACCGTTTCAGCCGGAGGTGAGGTTAAGAGTGTCGCACCAACAGTAGCGGCAGCACCTGCCGCAGCACCTGCTGCTCCCTCTGGTGGCGAGCCACTACCCGCACCGCTATCGGGTACCATCTTCAAGGTCCAGGTTACCGAGGGTCAGTCGATTAGCTCCGGTGATGTGGTGATGGTGATGGAAGCGATGAAGATGGAGACTGATGTCCGTGCCACCCGTGATGGTGTGGTTGCATCTATCACAGTGAAAGAGGGGGACGCCGTGCAGGTTGGTGATACCCTCCTCATGCTGGGTTGA
- a CDS encoding OadG family protein yields MPISDLLTQGVNLMLLGMGSVFIFLSVLVLAMYGMSSLARAISKEDIHTGAPSAAVVTKASDDEGELIAVITAAISRFRSSDR; encoded by the coding sequence ATGCCAATATCCGATCTACTTACGCAGGGAGTCAATCTCATGCTGCTTGGCATGGGAAGCGTGTTCATCTTTCTCTCTGTGCTGGTACTTGCCATGTACGGCATGTCCAGTTTGGCGCGGGCTATTTCCAAAGAAGATATCCATACAGGAGCGCCCTCCGCTGCAGTCGTAACCAAAGCCTCAGATGATGAGGGTGAACTGATAGCGGTGATTACGGCGGCCATAAGCCGGTTTCGGTCATCTGATAGATAA
- a CDS encoding nucleoside triphosphate pyrophosphatase produces the protein MSHHEVVMKQTSDTPELVLGSTSPFRKALLERLAIDFTTASPDIDESVHADEAPEALVCRLALEKAKAVAGDHTNSLIIGSDQVACIDDTILGKPGNRKNAITQLENASGKRVSFYTGLCLFNSASGNSQVLCEPFHVHFRVLSRSQIERYLDIEEPYNCAGSFKSEGLGISLFERLEGDDPNALIGLPLIQLITMLSNEGVQVP, from the coding sequence ATGAGCCACCATGAAGTAGTAATGAAACAGACCTCTGATACACCCGAGCTGGTGCTCGGTTCCACCTCACCTTTTCGCAAAGCGCTACTGGAGCGCCTTGCAATAGATTTCACCACCGCCTCTCCCGACATTGACGAGTCCGTCCATGCAGATGAGGCCCCGGAGGCGCTGGTCTGTAGGCTTGCACTCGAAAAAGCCAAGGCAGTGGCGGGTGATCATACGAATTCACTTATCATAGGGTCTGACCAGGTTGCCTGCATTGATGACACGATTTTGGGTAAACCGGGAAACCGGAAAAATGCCATAACTCAGCTCGAAAATGCTTCAGGCAAACGGGTAAGCTTCTACACCGGCCTTTGCCTGTTCAACAGTGCCAGCGGTAACAGCCAGGTGCTGTGTGAGCCCTTTCACGTGCACTTCAGAGTCCTGAGCCGCAGCCAGATTGAACGCTACCTGGATATTGAGGAACCTTATAACTGCGCCGGCAGCTTTAAGTCTGAAGGTTTGGGCATCTCCCTCTTTGAACGTCTTGAGGGGGACGATCCCAACGCCCTCATCGGCCTGCCACTGATCCAGCTCATCACCATGCTCTCCAATGAAGGGGTTCAGGTCCCCTGA
- a CDS encoding PDC sensor domain-containing protein has translation MTSSLKHSISKQRQLLADMIAPKLEGIAEACSHHWPNREGLNNTLTQRVSELPYCSYLYALGTDAIQISDNINTNSHFPEHFGRDRSQRPYLNNVYPAVDYWLSEAYISLLSNRPSITAIQLIRRNGKVVGLLGCDFDLRDLPLSQQLYDEPEQWRQIKGDPSIRGMLFLQERATSIIDQHIDEVTPLLTELICKHGVFHSKLFFSSSRASLWLMNDPYRYRMLDIEALMDPDICFAYPLHDYPTNAVVPEHKISEIYESFKRLRFADQTVYLRSGSLNIFNGLVGLNFSCDGSHYLPWDEFLDPTNPFWSGDIQSTSRPA, from the coding sequence ATGACCAGCTCACTAAAACACAGCATATCGAAACAGCGTCAACTGCTGGCGGATATGATTGCCCCAAAACTGGAGGGGATAGCCGAAGCATGCAGCCACCACTGGCCGAACCGTGAGGGACTCAACAACACCCTCACCCAGCGTGTCAGTGAGCTACCCTACTGCTCCTACCTCTATGCACTCGGCACAGATGCCATTCAAATCTCAGACAACATCAACACCAACAGCCATTTTCCCGAGCATTTTGGCCGTGACCGCTCCCAGCGCCCCTATCTCAACAATGTCTACCCAGCGGTGGACTACTGGCTATCAGAAGCCTACATCAGTCTGCTCTCCAACCGACCGAGCATCACTGCAATTCAGCTAATCAGGCGTAATGGCAAGGTCGTAGGCCTACTTGGCTGTGATTTCGACCTGCGCGACCTACCACTGTCCCAGCAGCTCTATGATGAGCCGGAGCAGTGGCGTCAGATAAAGGGCGATCCCTCAATTCGAGGCATGTTATTTCTACAGGAGCGAGCCACCAGCATCATTGATCAGCACATTGATGAAGTAACGCCCCTGCTGACTGAACTGATATGCAAGCACGGGGTGTTTCACAGCAAGCTGTTCTTCTCCAGCAGCCGTGCTAGCCTCTGGCTAATGAATGATCCTTATCGCTATCGCATGCTCGACATCGAGGCACTAATGGATCCCGATATCTGCTTTGCCTATCCACTCCATGACTACCCGACAAATGCCGTTGTCCCGGAACACAAGATCAGCGAAATTTACGAAAGTTTCAAACGTCTGCGTTTTGCTGATCAGACGGTCTATCTTCGTTCAGGCTCACTCAATATATTTAATGGACTGGTTGGGCTCAACTTCTCCTGCGACGGCTCTCACTATCTGCCCTGGGATGAATTTCTTGATCCCACCAATCCATTCTGGTCCGGAGATATACAGTCAACCAGCCGCCCGGCCTGA
- a CDS encoding CoA pyrophosphatase, with amino-acid sequence MRYCCEIIVSMELNSDRLYRLIAGGGLHRLEADNYPVGFFPGPPSPAAVLMPLFRADGAWHLLFIRRSEHENDHHSGQVAFPGGKVDGGDIDAVDTALREAREEIGLDSSHITLLGHLDQYRTISNYLVKPVVAEIPWPLVLVPDKREVSRIFSIPLNWLADGANYQVNHRVIEGTELPMKVIRFEPYDGEVLWGVSARLTINLLQILGLVALDVTSQQNQVSGD; translated from the coding sequence ATGCGCTACTGCTGTGAAATAATAGTCAGTATGGAGTTGAATAGTGACAGGCTATACCGCTTGATAGCAGGCGGTGGGCTGCATCGGCTTGAGGCCGACAACTATCCCGTAGGTTTTTTTCCTGGGCCACCGAGCCCTGCTGCGGTGCTGATGCCGCTATTTAGAGCGGATGGGGCATGGCATCTACTCTTTATTCGTCGCTCAGAGCATGAGAATGATCACCATAGCGGGCAAGTGGCGTTTCCGGGCGGCAAGGTTGATGGCGGGGATATTGACGCCGTTGATACCGCCCTGCGTGAAGCACGAGAGGAGATTGGCCTTGATTCATCGCATATCACTCTCCTTGGTCACCTGGATCAGTATCGTACTATCAGCAACTATCTGGTGAAGCCTGTAGTTGCCGAGATTCCATGGCCTCTGGTACTTGTGCCGGATAAACGTGAAGTGAGTCGAATATTCAGTATTCCCCTGAACTGGTTGGCGGATGGCGCCAATTATCAGGTTAATCATCGTGTAATTGAGGGCACGGAGCTACCTATGAAAGTGATCCGTTTTGAACCCTATGATGGAGAGGTGCTCTGGGGAGTGAGTGCCCGGCTGACGATAAATCTATTACAAATTCTTGGTTTGGTGGCACTCGATGTCACTTCTCAACAAAACCAAGTCTCAGGGGATTAG
- a CDS encoding alpha/beta hydrolase, producing MENTLLYGDKKLAYRQQPGSQPGVLFLGGFRSDMSGTKAKSLADWCRATDRAYTRFDYSGHGASSGEFEDGTISRWLGEATAILDQLTTGPQLVVGSSMGGWIALLLALVRPRRVHALVTIACATDFTERLVRPALTVMQRAQIEAHGVAYLPSNYDHSPYPITRCLLDDGLQNLLLGQPISIHCAVHMLHGEADKDVPWQISQETLEWIESDDVQLTLIKGGDHRLSKPTELNLIIETLKRLTL from the coding sequence TTGGAAAACACCCTTCTCTACGGTGACAAAAAACTTGCCTACCGGCAGCAGCCGGGCAGTCAACCCGGGGTACTTTTTCTCGGTGGTTTCCGTTCGGATATGAGCGGCACCAAGGCCAAATCCCTCGCCGACTGGTGTCGTGCCACGGACCGCGCATATACCCGCTTCGACTACTCCGGTCACGGCGCCTCCAGTGGTGAATTTGAAGACGGCACCATCAGCCGCTGGCTGGGAGAGGCGACGGCTATACTCGATCAGTTAACCACCGGACCACAACTTGTGGTCGGCTCCAGTATGGGTGGCTGGATCGCGCTGCTTCTTGCACTTGTACGCCCCCGGCGGGTTCACGCTCTAGTCACCATCGCTTGCGCCACTGACTTTACAGAGCGGCTGGTAAGGCCGGCACTGACAGTGATGCAGCGAGCCCAAATAGAAGCTCACGGCGTTGCTTACCTCCCCTCCAACTACGACCACTCACCCTACCCCATCACCAGGTGCCTACTCGATGACGGGTTGCAAAACCTGTTGCTGGGCCAACCAATCTCAATCCACTGTGCAGTACACATGCTTCACGGAGAAGCGGATAAGGATGTCCCCTGGCAGATCAGCCAGGAGACTCTGGAGTGGATCGAGAGTGACGATGTTCAACTCACCCTGATAAAGGGAGGCGATCACAGGCTATCAAAACCCACTGAGTTGAACCTCATCATCGAAACGCTGAAACGGCTGACCTTGTAA
- a CDS encoding phosphoribosyltransferase family protein, translated as MSDKHYIKAHDLLLDSFRLGLSVLKSDFKPDFIVGVWRGGTPVGIAVQEILDIFDVKADHIAIRTSSYTGIAQRNKEVQVHGLSYLIRNINAEDSLLIVDDVFDTGLSVQAILDTLELKARRNKPHDIRIATPWFKPDNNKTTFTPDYYIHSTDQWLVFPHELDGLSREEMMENKEGLRALFQEMGV; from the coding sequence ATGAGCGACAAACACTACATCAAAGCCCATGACCTGCTGTTGGACTCCTTTCGGCTTGGTCTAAGTGTCTTAAAAAGTGACTTCAAGCCTGATTTTATCGTTGGTGTCTGGCGAGGGGGGACTCCGGTAGGTATTGCAGTACAGGAGATACTCGATATCTTTGACGTAAAAGCCGACCATATCGCCATCCGTACCTCCTCCTATACCGGCATTGCCCAGCGGAATAAGGAGGTCCAGGTGCATGGCCTCAGCTACCTGATACGCAATATCAATGCAGAAGACTCTCTGCTTATTGTCGATGATGTTTTTGACACCGGCCTCAGTGTCCAGGCGATTCTCGACACACTGGAGCTGAAGGCGCGTCGCAATAAGCCACATGATATCCGTATCGCCACTCCCTGGTTCAAGCCGGACAACAACAAAACCACGTTCACCCCTGACTACTACATCCACTCAACCGATCAGTGGTTGGTATTCCCTCATGAGCTCGATGGCCTGAGTAGGGAGGAGATGATGGAGAATAAAGAGGGTCTAAGAGCGCTTTTTCAGGAGATGGGGGTTTGA
- a CDS encoding HDOD domain-containing protein → MEKIKPDALIEQSGNLLSLPEACIRVNELLDDGQSSAAEIAAVIIQDTALSSRLLKVVNSSFYGFPGRVETISRAITLVGSKELRDLAIISAAGNLFTGIPGDLINMPNFWYHSVSSGAVARALAKERHVLHPERLFVMGVLHDIGHLVLCQQLPEQSRDALLISKGRDELVPLAEEEVFGFTHQEVGYLLAASWKLPESLQAAIRWHHQPEEAEHHTLEATLVNIGSAVADVMLREEDLQEITELVLPQVWQLAGVSPEIIPEIVMTVHNEITELFSLLIGDHGSAYLS, encoded by the coding sequence ATGGAAAAAATAAAACCCGATGCATTGATAGAGCAGAGCGGTAATCTGCTGTCGCTGCCGGAGGCCTGTATCCGGGTCAATGAACTGTTGGATGATGGACAAAGCTCTGCCGCTGAGATTGCCGCTGTCATAATTCAGGACACAGCTTTAAGCAGTCGGCTACTGAAGGTGGTTAACAGCTCCTTTTATGGTTTTCCCGGGCGGGTTGAGACGATTTCGCGTGCAATTACCCTGGTTGGCTCAAAGGAGCTCCGTGATCTGGCAATTATCTCTGCTGCGGGCAACCTGTTTACCGGGATACCCGGTGACCTGATCAATATGCCCAATTTCTGGTACCACTCGGTTAGCAGTGGTGCGGTGGCGCGGGCGTTGGCCAAAGAGCGTCATGTGCTGCACCCGGAACGCCTCTTTGTGATGGGTGTGTTGCACGATATCGGTCATCTGGTGCTGTGTCAGCAACTGCCGGAGCAGTCACGGGATGCACTGCTGATCAGTAAAGGGCGTGATGAGCTTGTACCTTTGGCTGAGGAGGAGGTATTTGGTTTTACCCATCAGGAGGTGGGTTACTTGCTGGCAGCTTCCTGGAAGCTGCCGGAAAGTCTGCAGGCGGCTATACGCTGGCATCACCAACCGGAGGAGGCGGAACATCATACCCTTGAGGCGACGCTGGTTAATATTGGCAGTGCGGTGGCTGATGTCATGTTGCGTGAAGAAGACCTGCAGGAGATAACAGAACTGGTATTACCACAGGTCTGGCAGCTGGCGGGGGTGTCGCCGGAGATTATTCCCGAAATTGTGATGACGGTGCATAACGAGATCACCGAACTCTTCTCGCTACTGATCGGTGATCATGGATCAGCCTATTTGAGTTAG